One Spea bombifrons isolate aSpeBom1 chromosome 1, aSpeBom1.2.pri, whole genome shotgun sequence DNA window includes the following coding sequences:
- the RGMB gene encoding repulsive guidance molecule B isoform X2, with protein sequence MGMGKKAALSYPGADRRGTLSPVHLILLLVLWGDTGYSQQQTQCRIQKCTTDFVSLTSHLNSGSDGFDSEFCKALRAYAACTHRTSKACRGNLVYHSAVLGISDLMSQRNCSKDGPTSSTNPELSNDSCNYHSRATARELREEHFQPNYLFCGLFGDPHLRTFKDHFQTCKVEGAWPLIDNNYLSVQVTNVPVVPGSSATATNKITIIFKSYQDCTDQKVYQAVTDDLPAAFVDGTISGGDSDKKTLRIIEKVSGKHVEMHAKYIGTTVIVRQLGNYLTLAIRMPEELAMAYEESQDLQLCMNGCPSSERIDEGGHLRFPVTANSPPDTSIQARSVYTLESAIAKCLEKIQVKHIYFHSCVFDLLTTGDANFTAAAHSAWEDVETLHPRKERWQIFPNNGSGGKTQAFPAIVVGLVCLFCVAFL encoded by the exons GATACAGCCAGCAGCAGACGCAGTGCCGCATCCAAAAGTGCACAACAGACTTTGTTTCGCTAACGTCGCACTTAAATTCGGGAAGCGATGGCTTTGACTCTGAGTTCTGCAAGGCCTTGCGGGCGTATGCCGCCTGCACACACAGGACTTCCAAAGCATGCCGTGGAAACCTGGTCTACCATTCTGCCGTGCTAGGCATCAGTGACCTTATGAGTCAGAGGAACTGCTCCAAGGATGGTCCCACATCTTCTACCAACCCAGAGTTGTCTAATGACTCTTGTAACTACCACAGCAGGGCCACTGCGAGAGAGCTGCGAGAAGAACACTTTCAGCCCAATTATCTTTTTTGTGGTTTGTTTGGAGACCCTCATCTAAGAACTTTTAAAGATCATTTTCAGACCTGCAAAGTAGAAGGTGCTTGGCCACTGATAGACAACAATTATTTGTCGGTACAAGTGACAAATGTCCCAGTGGTTCCTGGATCCAGCGCTACTGCTACTAACAAG ataactataatatttaaGTCTTACCAAGACTGCACAGATCAGAAAGTGTATCAGGCTGTGACTGATGACCTACCTGCAGCGTTTGTTGATGGCACTATAAGTGGTGGAGACAGTGACAAGAAGACCTTGAGGATTATTGAGAAAGTCAGCGGGAAACATGTTGAAATGCATGCCAAGTACATTGGGACTACAGTAATCGTACGCCAGCTTGGAAACTATTTAACGCTGGCAATACGTATGCCGGAAGAATTGGCAATGGCCTACGAGGAAAGCCAAGACTTACAGTTGTGTATGAATGGTTGTCCTTCCAGTGAACGCATCGACGAGGGTGGCCACCTGCGTTTCCCTGTAACAGCTAACAGTCCACCCGACACGTCTATACAAGCTCGCTCTGTATACACACTGGAAAGTGCCATCGCCAAGTGTCTTGAAAAGATACAAGTCAAACACATCTACTTTCACTCTTGCGTTTTCGATCTGCTCACCACTGGTGATGCAAACTTcacagcggcagctcacagtGCATGGGAAGATGTGGAAACCCTGCACCCACGAAAGGAACGCTGGCAAATATTCCCAAACAATGGAAGCGGAGGAAAGACACAAGCCTTCCCTGCTATTGTTGTTGGGCTTGTATGCTTGTTCTGTGTTGCATTTTTGTAG